The Cellulomonas sp. S1-8 genomic sequence CTGAAGAGCAGGAACGCGAGCGCGAAGCCCATGGTGCCGATGATCGTCTCCATGACGGTCCACGTCCGCAGCGTCGTCGGGACGTCCATGCCGAAGAACCTGCCGACGAGCCAGAACCCCGAGTCGTTGACGTGGGACGCCATGACGGAGCCGGCCGCGACGGCCAGGACGATGGTCGCGAGCTGCACACCGGAGAAGTCGCCCGCGGCGACCGCGGGCTGGATGAGTCCGGCCGTCGTGATGAGCGCGACCGTCGCGGAGCCCTGCGCGATGCGCAGGATCGTGGAGATGAGGAAGCCCGCGACGATGACCGGCAGCCCGATGTCGCCCAGCGCCTCCTCCAGCGCTCCTCCGATGCCCGACGCCCGCAGCACCGCCCCGAACATGCCGCCGGCACCGGTGATGAGGATGACCGAGCACACCGGCCCGAGGGCCGACTCGAGCAGCCGCTCGATGGTCGCCTTGTCCCGCCCGCGGCGCGCGCCCATGACGTACGCGGCCACCAGCACAGCGATGAGCAGCGCGACCGGCGTCGACCCGACGGCGCGGGCCACCTGCACCCAGGCCGCGTCCCCGTCGACGACACCCGCGCTGCGCAGCGTGTCCAGCCCGGTGTTGAGGAAGATCAGCGCCAGGGGGAGCAGCAGGACGCCCAGCACGGTGCCCAGGCTCGGCGGGTTGTCGGGCTGCTCCTCCTGCGTGCCCAGCAGGTCCGGCACGGGCAGCCGCCAGCGGCGGCCGGCCCACTGCCCGTACAGGTAGGAGCTGACGAACCACGTCGGCAGCGCCACGACGAGGCCCAGCAGGATCACCATGCCGGGGTCGGCGCCCAGCAGCTCGGACGCGGCGACGGGCCCCGGGTGCGGGGGGACGAAGACGTGCATGACGGAGAACGCGCCCGCCGTCGGCAGGCCGTACGTCAGCACCGACCCGCCGAGCCGCCGAGCGACCGCGAACACGATGGGCAGCATGACGACCAGGCCCGCGTCGAAGAAGATCGGGAACCCGAAGATCAGGGACGCGACGCCCAGCGCGAACGGGGCGCGACGCTCCCCGAACCGGCCCACGAGGGTCTCCGCCATGACGGCGGCACCACCCGACGTCTCGACCATCCGCCCGAGCATCGCCCCCAGGCCGACGAGCAGCGCGACCGAGCCGAGCGTCGTGCCGAACCCCGACGTGATCACGTCGACGACCGACCCCGCCGGCACCCCGGTCGCGAACGCCGTGAGCACCGAGACGAGGATCAGCGCGAGGAACGCGTGCAGCCGCAGCCGGATGATGAGGAAGAGCAGCAGGACGATGGCGGCGGCAGCGATGCCGAGCAGCGGCCCGGCCCCGAGCGTCTGTTCCCAGTCCTCCGGTGGCACGGCGTTCCCCCCGTCGTGCAGGGCCGCCGCCCTCGTCGTCGGGGGCCGGGCGACGCCTACGGGACCCACTCTGGCGGAGACGTCCCGGACCGGCCACCCGGGTGACGCGCGCGCGGTCCCTCACCTGATCAGGTGGCATGCGGGTCGTGCGAATCGCCCGAACCCGGCGTGAGCCACGGGGTTCGCGCGTCGGCCGCGTGAAGGTCGTGTGACGGGCCTTCCGTCGGGAACACCAGGTGCGGTGCGATCGTTTCGATGACCAGGATGAAGAGATACGAGGAACTCGAGACAGAGGACGGCAAGGTCGTCCGTTACCAGCGACACGACAACGGCGGCGGGCTCGTCGCCAAGGGGGCGCAGGTCGACGCCACCGCGTTCGTCGCCGACTCCGCCTGGGTCGACCCCGGCGCGGTCGTCGAGGCGGGTGCGTCCGTCGGCAAGTTCTGCTGGGTGGAACCCGGGGCCGTCGTGCGTGAGCGCGCGCGGCTCGGGTCGCACGTGCACGTCGGCCGCGAGGCGGTCGTCGGACGCGGTGCCCGCCTGGGGGTGCGTGTCGACGTCGGCGCACGGGCTCGGCTCGACGCCGGGCTCGTCGTCGGGCCGGAGGCGCGGGTCGCCGAGGGCGCGCACGTCGAGCGCAGCGGCATCCCGCCGCACGTGCTGGCCGCCTGACCGTCACCGCCTGACCGTCACCGCCTGACCCGTTCGCCGGCGCGCGCGTCGGCCGCACGGGTGACGTGCGTGCGTCCGGCCCCGCGACGCCCGCACGCTCGGGCACCCTGGGTGTCGACGCGGCCGCGGGCCGCCCGGAGGCGTGGGGGTCGGCATGGGGTGGTTCGGGCGCAAGGCGCAGCAGCAGGCGGACGAGGCGCTGCCGTTCCTCGGCGTCGACGACGCCGCGCACCTGCGGACGCTCGCCGCCGACACGTTCGCGCGCGCGGGGTGCCCGGTCGTCGTCCACGACGACCACCTCGCGGCCGCCGACGGCCGGCAGTTCGGCCTGTGGAACATGGCTGCGATGTGCCACGAGGCGGGTCCGCGCAGCGCGTGGCAGGACGTGGTCTCCCGCCACGCCGAGCAGGTGCTGCACCCGCCGCCGGGCCCCGACGAGCTGTCCGCCGACGAGCTGCTCGACATCGTCGTGGAGCGGCTCGCGGCCGTCGACCAGCTCCCCGAGCAGTTCCGGGCGCGGCTCGGCTACGCCACCGAGGTCGGTGAGGGGCTGCTGCGGGTGCTCGTCGCGGACTTCCCGGCGACCGTCGCGACGCTCGGTGACGACGACGTCGCCCGCGTCGGACTCGAGCGCCTGCAGACCGCCGGGCGCGCGCGCCTGCTGGCCGAGCCGACCGCCTACGAGCAGATCGAGCTCGAGGGCGGGGCGCTGCTCGAGATGCTCACCGGGGAGTCCGTGTACGTGGCGAGCAAGCTGCTGGTGCTCGCGGACGTCCTGCGGTCGCTCCACGGCGAGCGCGCCTACCCGGACGGCGTCCTCGTCGGCGTCCCCGACCGGCACAGCCTGATGCTGCACGTGCCGGTCGACGGGGGCGTCGTCGCGGCGCTGCAGAGCATGGCGGGCGGCACCGCGAAGATCTGGTCGTCGGCGCCCGGCGGCGTCTCGCCCTGCGTGTACTGGTGGCGCGACGGCACGCTGACGACGGTCAGCCGGCTCACCGAGCAGGGGCGCGTCGCCGTCGAGGTGCACGACGAGCTGGGAGCCGTGCTGAACCGCCTCGCCGCGGCATGATGTGCGCCATGCGCAGCGACATCTTCGACCAGTCCAACCTCGAGGTGGCCACCGGGGAGCGGTTCGCCCTGCAGAGCCCCAAGATGCTCAAGGTGACCCTCGGTGAGCCGGTGCTGTCCGCCAAGGGCGCGATGGTCGCCTACCAGGGCAACGTGCAGTTCCACCACAAGGGCTCCGACTCGATCACCCAGTTCATGAAGCGGGCCATCAGCAGCGACGACCAGGCGTTGATGACGGTGGCCGGCCAGGGCGACGTGTTCTTCGCGCGCCGGGCCGAGGACGTGTTCCTCATCCAGCTCGAGGGTGACGCGATCAGCGTGGGCGGCACCTCGCTGCTGGCGTTCGACGCGGCCCTGCAGTGGGACCTGCACCGCACGCGCGGCGCCGGGATGATGACCGGCGGCATGTTCAACACGCTGATCCACGGGCACGGGACCGTCGCGCTGACGTCCGACGGCAAGCCCGTCATCCTCGACTGCTCGCAGCAGCCCACGTTCGTGGACCCCAACGCGGCCGTGTGCTGGTCGGCCAACCTCGTGCCCGACGTCGTGTCCAGCATGAACATGACGTCGCTGCTGCGCGGCGGTACCGGCGAGGCGTTCCAGTACAAGTTCCACGGCCCGGGGTTCGTCGTCGTGCAGCCGTCGGAGGGGTTCTCGGGGGCCGTGCAGGCGGGCTGACGCGGCGCGGGTGAGGGCTGTGCGTACCGGGTGAAACCTCGGACGGGTCTGGTTGTCCGGTATGTCCCGGTGCCAGATTGGGTCACGACGCCGGTCGACGACGGCCGGCGCGCGCGGCTGGGGGCCGGCATGAGCGCACGGACGTACGGGTACGGACGGGTCGGACGAGCGGTGCCGGTGGTTGCGGCGTTGCTCCTGGGGCTGGCGGCCGGGCCGGCGGACGCGGCGCCCGCCGTCGACGGGCCCGCCGGCTCGGAGGCGTTGGGGACCTCGGAGCTGGCAGGTGCGCGGGGCCAGGACCTGGTCAGGGGCCGGTACGTCCCGCGGGCCGTGGACCTCGGGGTGCCCGGTGAGCGGAGCCAGGCGCTCATGGTCAGCGAGTCCGGCGTGGTCGTGGGGACCTTCCAGGACCCGGACGGTCCGAGCAGGACGTTCCGGTGGCGCGACGGGACGCTCGAGATCCTCACCGGTGTCGAGAACTCCTACCCCACGGACGTCAACAGGGCCGGCCAGGTCGTGCTGTACGGCGACGGCCCCTGGTTCCGGTCGCAGGCGTTCCTGTGGGACGTGGACGGCACCCTGACCCAGATCTTCGAGAACGACGCGGAGGTCGCCGCCTACGACATCAACGACCGCGGCGTGGCGACCTTCCAGTTCACCTTCATGTTCGGCTCCACCGCCGG encodes the following:
- a CDS encoding transferase translates to MKRYEELETEDGKVVRYQRHDNGGGLVAKGAQVDATAFVADSAWVDPGAVVEAGASVGKFCWVEPGAVVRERARLGSHVHVGREAVVGRGARLGVRVDVGARARLDAGLVVGPEARVAEGAHVERSGIPPHVLAA
- a CDS encoding AIM24 family protein, with the protein product MRSDIFDQSNLEVATGERFALQSPKMLKVTLGEPVLSAKGAMVAYQGNVQFHHKGSDSITQFMKRAISSDDQALMTVAGQGDVFFARRAEDVFLIQLEGDAISVGGTSLLAFDAALQWDLHRTRGAGMMTGGMFNTLIHGHGTVALTSDGKPVILDCSQQPTFVDPNAAVCWSANLVPDVVSSMNMTSLLRGGTGEAFQYKFHGPGFVVVQPSEGFSGAVQAG
- a CDS encoding GntP family permease, which codes for MPPEDWEQTLGAGPLLGIAAAAIVLLLFLIIRLRLHAFLALILVSVLTAFATGVPAGSVVDVITSGFGTTLGSVALLVGLGAMLGRMVETSGGAAVMAETLVGRFGERRAPFALGVASLIFGFPIFFDAGLVVMLPIVFAVARRLGGSVLTYGLPTAGAFSVMHVFVPPHPGPVAASELLGADPGMVILLGLVVALPTWFVSSYLYGQWAGRRWRLPVPDLLGTQEEQPDNPPSLGTVLGVLLLPLALIFLNTGLDTLRSAGVVDGDAAWVQVARAVGSTPVALLIAVLVAAYVMGARRGRDKATIERLLESALGPVCSVILITGAGGMFGAVLRASGIGGALEEALGDIGLPVIVAGFLISTILRIAQGSATVALITTAGLIQPAVAAGDFSGVQLATIVLAVAAGSVMASHVNDSGFWLVGRFFGMDVPTTLRTWTVMETIIGTMGFALAFLLFSIA